The following are encoded together in the Desulfococcus multivorans genome:
- a CDS encoding YggT family protein, translating to MFILGNFIIALATVVDYILVLYMWIVIARAVLSWVNPDPYNAIVRIIYNLTEPVLYQIRNRLPVTFGGIDLSPIVIFLVIIFLQKFVVTSLFVLGKSLM from the coding sequence ATGTTCATTTTAGGCAATTTCATCATCGCTCTGGCAACGGTCGTCGATTACATCCTGGTGCTCTACATGTGGATCGTGATCGCGCGGGCGGTGTTGTCGTGGGTCAACCCCGATCCTTACAACGCCATCGTCCGCATCATCTACAATCTCACGGAGCCGGTGCTCTACCAGATCCGGAACCGGCTTCCCGTCACCTTCGGCGGCATCGATCTCTCCCCCATCGTCATTTTTCTCGTCATCATCTTTCTTCAGAAATTCGTGGTCACCAGCCTGTTCGTGCTGGGCAAGTCCTTGATGTAA
- a CDS encoding type II toxin-antitoxin system VapB family antitoxin, with protein sequence MRTTLNIEDDLIERASDLTGIKEKTALVRKGLEALISLESSRRLAALGGTEKDLRMPRRRRPEQ encoded by the coding sequence GTGAGAACAACATTGAACATCGAGGACGACCTCATCGAAAGAGCGTCGGACCTTACCGGAATAAAAGAAAAAACAGCTCTTGTCCGCAAAGGACTCGAAGCCCTGATCAGTTTGGAGAGCAGCAGGCGCCTGGCTGCACTGGGTGGAACCGAGAAAGATCTCCGGATGCCAAGGCGAAGACGACCGGAGCAATAA
- a CDS encoding type IV pilus twitching motility protein PilT, with protein MARIDAFFKLMNDQGASDLHLVSGQPPALRLRGDIERVKYKILDNDELKAMLYEIAPEDKIKVFEETGDVDFGYEIPGLARYRANFFMQKNGCGAVFREIPSTILTVEKLGLPPVIAKLANLPRGLVLVTGPTGSGKSTTLAAIIDEANRTRKDHIITIEDPIEFVHASQKCIVNHREVGNHTRSFSAALRGALREDPDIILVGELRDLETISLAIEAASTGHLVFGTLHTSSAAKTVDRAIEVFPAAQQAQIRSTLADGIRAVVAQTLFKRIDIKGRVAALEILIATPAVRNLVRENKTYQINSMIQTGKKYGMRLLDDAIMELLEKGWISPDDAYNKANDKSRFRPFIKNPPSDFTDV; from the coding sequence ATGGCCAGGATCGACGCATTTTTTAAACTGATGAACGACCAGGGGGCCTCGGACCTCCACCTCGTATCGGGCCAGCCCCCGGCGCTCCGACTCCGCGGGGATATCGAGCGGGTCAAGTACAAGATCCTCGACAACGACGAGCTCAAGGCCATGCTTTACGAGATCGCCCCCGAGGACAAGATCAAGGTGTTCGAGGAGACCGGGGACGTGGATTTCGGGTACGAGATCCCGGGGCTCGCCCGTTACCGCGCCAACTTCTTCATGCAGAAGAACGGGTGCGGCGCCGTCTTCCGGGAAATCCCCAGCACGATCCTCACTGTCGAGAAGCTGGGGCTTCCGCCCGTGATCGCCAAGCTGGCCAACCTGCCCCGGGGGCTCGTCCTCGTCACCGGGCCCACGGGTTCGGGCAAATCGACCACCCTGGCGGCCATCATCGACGAGGCCAACCGAACCCGCAAGGACCACATCATCACCATCGAGGATCCCATCGAGTTCGTTCACGCCAGCCAGAAATGCATCGTCAACCACCGGGAGGTGGGCAACCACACCCGAAGCTTCAGCGCGGCCCTCCGGGGGGCCCTCCGGGAGGACCCCGACATCATCCTCGTGGGCGAGCTTCGGGACCTGGAAACCATCTCCCTGGCCATCGAGGCCGCCTCCACCGGCCACCTCGTCTTCGGGACCCTCCACACCAGCAGCGCGGCCAAGACCGTCGACCGCGCCATCGAGGTGTTCCCCGCCGCCCAGCAGGCCCAGATCCGGTCGACCCTGGCCGACGGCATCCGGGCCGTCGTGGCCCAGACGCTCTTCAAGCGCATCGACATCAAGGGCCGGGTGGCCGCCCTGGAGATTCTCATCGCCACCCCGGCCGTCCGCAACCTGGTGCGGGAAAACAAGACCTACCAGATCAACTCCATGATCCAGACCGGGAAGAAATACGGCATGCGGCTTCTGGACGACGCCATCATGGAGCTGCTCGAAAAAGGCTGGATCAGCCCCGACGACGCCTACAACAAAGCCAACGACAAGTCGCGGTTCCGGCCCTTCATCAAGAACCCGCCCTCGGATTTCACCGACGTCTGA
- a CDS encoding type II toxin-antitoxin system VapC family toxin, producing the protein MILADTNVWIKHFRESDAELIEHLNMGFVACHPFIIGELACGNIGNRAEILTLLKALPAAPIVEPRELLNFIENNMLMGRGLGYVDIQILASAIIGNVVLWTFDRRLNAAATELGVSYLKS; encoded by the coding sequence ATGATTCTTGCCGATACCAACGTTTGGATCAAACATTTCAGAGAGTCCGATGCTGAACTCATTGAGCATTTGAACATGGGTTTTGTGGCATGCCACCCGTTTATTATCGGTGAATTGGCCTGCGGCAATATAGGGAATCGGGCGGAAATTCTGACGCTCCTCAAGGCGCTGCCCGCCGCACCCATTGTTGAACCGAGAGAACTTTTGAATTTTATAGAAAATAACATGCTGATGGGGCGCGGTCTCGGCTACGTGGATATTCAGATACTGGCTTCCGCGATTATCGGTAACGTCGTACTATGGACTTTTGATCGTCGTCTGAATGCGGCGGCAACGGAGTTGGGCGTTTCATATTTGAAAAGCTGA